A segment of the Vibrio aquimaris genome:
CATCGATGTAAATACCATCGGGCTTAATTGCCAAACCATCGATTGACTCGTGCAGTAGTACGGAAATGTGCTTAAATTCTTCGGTCATTGTATTTGTATCTCACTCTTGCACCAATGCGTTCAAACTAGCCAGTTTACTGATTTGGTCTAGGATCACCACCTATGCTAAATCGTACACGTGATATTGCGCTAAGTTTAGTGCTTACGGCAGTATGTTCGTCAATAAAAAGCAAAAAACCCATCACAACATGAGAGTTATGATGGGTTTCGAATAGGTGGAGCCGACATATAAGCCGGGTTCTGTTCCGCATACGCGGCGGTAGCCATTCGTCTAGGCCAGCAATCGCTCACTGGCTCAAGCAACCTACCCGCCTCCTTACGCGAGCAACGCAATATGGAAGCCTATTTGGTCTTGCTCCGGGTGGAGTTTACCTTGCAACGAACTGTTGCCAGTCGTCCGGTGCGCTCTTACCGCACCCTTTCACCCTTACCTGTACTCTAACGAGCCATCGGCGGTCTTCTCTCTGCTGCACTTGTCGTAGGCTTGCGCCTCCCAGGCGTTACCTGGCACCCTGCTCTATGGAGCCCGGACTTTCCTCCCCTTTATCAGTCTCCCCTACCACATGGATAAAGGACATCAATAAAGCAGCGACTACCCAGTCAACTCCGAGGCGGATTGTATAGACATTAACACTCAGTGTCTAGTGAGATCACAAATATGATGAAATCAAGCGAACAAACGGCGAAAAAACCATCTCAGATTGCCTAAGAGCATTTTATAAGCCCCATTAGTCAAGGTGCTCAAGGCCCCACTTATAAAGCGCATTTTTCTTTAAGTTATATATCTCAGCGGCCAAAGCTGCGGCTTTTTTAAGGGGTAACTCTTTACTTAAAATAGCTAGAGTTCGAGTTGCTTCTTCAGGCAATGAATCATCACTAACTGCTCGATATCCATGAACAAGCAACGCCATTTCCCCTCTTTGCTGGTTCTCATCAGATTTAACCCAATCAACCAGCTTAGCCAAGGGTAATCCCTGAATGGTTTCAAAGGTTTTGGTCAATTCACGAGCGAGAACCACTTCACGTTCAGCCCCTAGGATCTCTAGCATATCGTGAAGAGAATCGAGTATTCTATGTGGCGATTCATAGAAAATACAGGTACGCTCAGCTTTAGCAATCTCAAGAAACTTATCTTTTCGTCCTTTGCTCTTAGCGGGTAAGAAGCCTTCAAAGCTAAAACGATCGGAAGGTAAACCAGATGCACTTAAAGCGGTGACAACCGCGCATGCACCAGGCAGCGGTACAACTTTAACGCCAGCCTGACGACACTTTGTCACCAAATGGTATCCTGGATCGCTAATTAATGGGGTACCAGCATCAGAAACCAGTGCAATAGAGTATCCAGCTAACAGTTTTTCAACTAAAACTTGCGCTTTTTGTTGCTCATTATGATCATGCAAAGCAAAGGTTTTCGTCGAAATACCAAAGTGGGATAACAACTTGCCAGTATGGCGAGTATCTTCAGCAGCGATAAGATCAACATTGGTTAATGTATCAAGAGCCCGTTGAGTGATATCACCTAAATTGCCAATTGGCGTCGGGACAATGTAAAGAGTTGGAACCTCAGTTGGTAAGGTTTTTTTATCTGTCATTTGTTTACCATCACTTCAACGATTAATATAGACAAAATTTTGTACGGAAATAGTTAATAACTCATGGCTATGAATAACCACAAGAGACGCAGTGTAACACGCATATTGACTCCTGTAGCCCTTGCTGTCATTTTGACAGCTTGTTCTACAGCCCCATCTAAGCAAACAAACGTTGATATCACCCTTTCTCCAAATCAATCAACGAGAACTTACCTTATGCGGGCTGACAGCAGTCAAGGCAATATTCAAAATGACTGGCTAATCATGGCACTGAAAGCTGCAATAAAATCCAACGATTACACTCAAAGTGATTTACTCATCCGTCGCTTAGCTAGACAAGATCTTTCTCACATGCAACAAGCAGAGTTGCAACTAGCACATACAGAATTATTAATTAAACAAGCTCAGTATGATGAAGCCTTGAATAACTTAAACTTCGATGCTTCGTGGAAGTTAGCAGACGTTCAATGGCAAGCCTATCATCAAGTGAGAGCCCAATTATTCAACAAGCAGGCCAATTACTTTGAAGCCACTAGGGAGCTGATCGCCTCAGCTAAATACGCACAACCTTCACAACAAAAAGGTATCTCTCAAAGTATTTGGGACAATTTGAGTCAGTATAACCAATATCAGATCACAGAGTTTACTGCTAACCGTGATGAAGAAGTTTTAGATGGTTGGTTGCAATTATCTATCTACACAAAAACCTTATCTGCTAATCTTTCTCAGATGAAGAATACCCTTGAAAAGTGGCTCGAAGAAAACCCTAATCACCCTGCCGCGCTATATACACCATCAGGAATTATTGATCTTCTCAACCTAGAAGTCACTAAGCCTGTAAACACTGCTCTACTACTCCCACTATCAGGGAAATTTTCTAAACAGGCACAACTTATCCGTGATGGCTTCATTCTGGAAATGATGAACGACACTCAGCGTGATGAAAACGCCAGTCTGACTATTATTGACACCAACAACACTACAGTTGAGCAGCTAGAACAAACCCTGGTAGAGAAACGTATCGACTTCGTGGTAGGGCCACTAATAAAAAGCAATATAGACAAGCTCACCCAAGCACAGTCTGGTTTCTCACAACCCTTACCGACACTCGCACTCAACATTCCCGATAGCTTGGAAAACGGGAATAATACTTGTTACCTTGCGCTTTCTCCTGAGCAAGAGGTTTCTCAGGCAGCAAAACATTTATATTCACAAGGTTACCGCTACCCACTGATCTTGGCACCTAAAGGAAGCCTAGGTACGCGCGTTGTCGAAGCCTTTGAGCAAGAGTGGAAAAAGCATAGTAATAATCACGTTGCGGTTAATTTGTTCGGAGATAAACGCCAACTTCAAAAAGACATCAACAAAGTATTTGGTTTGCAGGAAAGCCAGCAGCACATCGCACAAATGGAATCACTGCTGAACATCCCTCTCAAAACACAGCCACGTAGTAGGCGTGATATAGATGCCGTCTATATTGTTGCTGGGAATGCTGAACTGACCTTAATCAAACCTTTTATTGAAGTAGCAGTTAACCCGGACACTATTCCACCTAAGCTATTTTCGAATTCACGCAGTAACAACGGACGTCAACAGTATGAGGATTTGTCAGGAGTAATGTATAGCGATATACCATTGCTTGTTCAGCCTAATGAGTCACTTGAAGCGCAAATGGAGCTACTTTGGCCCAAAGACTCTAATTCAGAAAAACGTTTACAAGCTCTTGGTATGGACGCTTATTTATTGATGGAGCAACTTCCACAAATGAAAGTAGTCGAAGGCTATACATTGCAAGGAAATACAGGATTGCTAAGTCTCAGCTCAGACTGCGTCGTACAGCGTGAGATCAGTTGGGCTGAATATGGGCAAGTTGAATAAACGA
Coding sequences within it:
- a CDS encoding penicillin-binding protein activator; translated protein: MAMNNHKRRSVTRILTPVALAVILTACSTAPSKQTNVDITLSPNQSTRTYLMRADSSQGNIQNDWLIMALKAAIKSNDYTQSDLLIRRLARQDLSHMQQAELQLAHTELLIKQAQYDEALNNLNFDASWKLADVQWQAYHQVRAQLFNKQANYFEATRELIASAKYAQPSQQKGISQSIWDNLSQYNQYQITEFTANRDEEVLDGWLQLSIYTKTLSANLSQMKNTLEKWLEENPNHPAALYTPSGIIDLLNLEVTKPVNTALLLPLSGKFSKQAQLIRDGFILEMMNDTQRDENASLTIIDTNNTTVEQLEQTLVEKRIDFVVGPLIKSNIDKLTQAQSGFSQPLPTLALNIPDSLENGNNTCYLALSPEQEVSQAAKHLYSQGYRYPLILAPKGSLGTRVVEAFEQEWKKHSNNHVAVNLFGDKRQLQKDINKVFGLQESQQHIAQMESLLNIPLKTQPRSRRDIDAVYIVAGNAELTLIKPFIEVAVNPDTIPPKLFSNSRSNNGRQQYEDLSGVMYSDIPLLVQPNESLEAQMELLWPKDSNSEKRLQALGMDAYLLMEQLPQMKVVEGYTLQGNTGLLSLSSDCVVQREISWAEYGQVE
- the rsmI gene encoding 16S rRNA (cytidine(1402)-2'-O)-methyltransferase, giving the protein MTDKKTLPTEVPTLYIVPTPIGNLGDITQRALDTLTNVDLIAAEDTRHTGKLLSHFGISTKTFALHDHNEQQKAQVLVEKLLAGYSIALVSDAGTPLISDPGYHLVTKCRQAGVKVVPLPGACAVVTALSASGLPSDRFSFEGFLPAKSKGRKDKFLEIAKAERTCIFYESPHRILDSLHDMLEILGAEREVVLARELTKTFETIQGLPLAKLVDWVKSDENQQRGEMALLVHGYRAVSDDSLPEEATRTLAILSKELPLKKAAALAAEIYNLKKNALYKWGLEHLD